The genome window TAGGCTTGGGTGCCGCTTTCCCCGCCCACCACTATCTGCAGATAGGGAAACGTGGTTTCCACACCGCGCGGCTCACCAAGGCGCTCAGGAATTCGCGCAAGAGCATTTCGGCGGGAGGTTTGCACAGTGCCAGCCGCGAGCTCTAGGTGGCGTCATCCCTCTAGCTGGGAAGAGACACGCACGCGCGGAGGTTCGCACGAGAAACGGGCGGGTGTACACCGCGGGCATGCGCCAGCGGGGCGAGACGGCGGCTCGACAGGGTCATTCCGGCGCAGGCGCAGTGCGGTGTTTGTCTGCCGGGCTGACGGGTGGCCGGGCGGTACgcggcggaggcggcggcggcggggaaGATGGCGGCGTCCTCCCTGGAGCAGAAGCTGTCCCGCCTGGAAGCAAAGCTGAAGCAGGAGAACCGCGAGGCCCGTCGGAGGATCGACCTCAACCTGGACATCAGCCCCCAGCGGCCCAGGCCCAGTAAGCACGACggcgtgggggagggggcgggcggggcggggcgtgcTGTGCgggcggccccgccccgcccctagGCTCCGcccccacttccggggcgctctTGCTGCTTCTTACCGCCACCCCTCAGCTGTTGGCCCGCGTGGATAGGGTCACGGTGACCCTGGGGCCGTGGGACTAGCGGGCTCACGGCGGCCCTCCCCGGCCTGAGAGGCTAGTTACGCCGCTCCAGATGAGGACCCCCCCCATCTGATGACCCACCCTATCGCCGTGATTTGCGGACCCTCTGTCACCTACTGTGAGCCGTGCATCCCCTTCTCCACGCGACCGTGACTACATCCAGGTTCCCTGCAAACACGCACACATCCGTTTTGGCCAGATGGTTCCACTCCCGCCATCACACTGACTGTCAAGAGGCCCCTATCCCCTCTCCGCTCCTGGATCCTTGTCATCCAGGTTCAAGAGATGGTCCACTCACACTCACACCTGGCCTGGGGACACCTGAGGCCAGTACAGTGATATCTAGCATCCCAGCACTTACACATCTCTCCTTTGATTCCACCATCTCAGTGCCTACCTTCTGGGCATCTTGTCATCTGGAGTCACGAGTTGTCCCCCTGCCCTGGTGGGATAAAGGGTCCtgctgatacaccaaagttgtgggttctgtccctggtcagggcacagtcagaaatagattgatgtttcaacctcccaccctttctctctcttcctctctaagatcattttgaaaaaaaataaataaaggacaaattaaaaaaaaaaagtcctccccAACACTCCTACTCCCACCTGTCCTGGGGTCAGTGTGACCACATTTAGTCCCCTGTTATGTCCCCCAGAACCCCCTCCTCAAATCCTCTCAGTTGGAGGGCCTGTGATTCCCCCCACCAGGGACCTGACATACAGCACTCTATAATGCTTTCTGTGTCTTTGTTGCCTTCTTTAATATTCTCTCTGATAAGACCCTTGTAGCTTGTAGCTCCTTTGGGGTCATCCTGATGAGGTGGGAGGTTGTGGGGGAAGACACCCTATATCTGGGTATTCTAACTACCTTCTACTCATCCAGCCTGACCGTCACAGCCTGACACCCACCCAGTCCATGTGTAGGGTCTACTCCACAGCCCTCCTTCCCTGAGGACAGTCTcttggaggcccagggaaagcCTCAAGGCAGTGATGCTGGCATTGGACACTCCCTAGGACGGGAAGCCCAGCTGGGACTGGAGGGTCCCTGCTGGGCTCTGCAGTGCCACCTTCCCCTCGCCCCCAGTGTGAACAAGACAGGGCTGGGTTTAGGGCCCCAGGTGCATTATGGGGATGGTTATCCTAGGTGTAGAGTGAGGCATGGAgaggcccaagatgggcaggtCCTTGAGGATCCCCACACTAGGCATCTGTGTCTGTGTCAGCTCCATCCCATCCTTCCATTCCTCCCATCTGTTGGTTTCTACCCATCTCTGCAGTTTGGTGCCTCgcgcctccccttcctcttcgttatgatttgatttcttttctttttgacaaaTCAGTTATTTCTGTGTGATTTActgtggtgttgtttttttttctttcttctccccatcCAGTTATTGTGATCACTCTAAGCCCTGCTCCTGCCCCGTCCCAACGAGCAGGTACCAACCTTTTTATCATCGCTGCTTGGACATCTGCACCATTGACCTAACCGCTGCCCCAGCTGCAGAATCCCATCTCCCTGTCCcccatgctgtgtgtgtgtgtgtgtgtttacatgtatgtctgtgtgcgcacacacacatacacatctcaGACTCTCACTCTTTCTGCCCTTCATGAGATCCATATCAGGCCCACCTTGCCTCTTCCTCTtgtgttttctcccctccccgccccttccTTTCGGATGCAGGTTTGAACTCCCTGGAAGAGGAACTGGGCTCCCTCACTGACCGGAAGTTTGTCACTTGTGAGGAGGTCACATgtttatgtgcatgtgtgtgtataagtgACAAGGAGAGAAAGTGGGACCAGTGGGTCAGCTGTGCCTGTGGATCCACTTCAGCAGTTCAAGAACATGTATTGGCCCATGTGCTGTGCCTGTTCTAGGCTCCAGGGACATAGCTGTGAACCACACAGACCAAGTCCTTCTCTTTGTGCAGCTTATGCCCCAGTAGTGGTGGGGTGGGGATATGAACAGtgagtgaatcctggtcagggagagCTGAGAAGGCTATGAGCCTTGGAGAAAAAGCAGAGTAGAACAGGGTTGAGGGTTCTGCAGCAGGGCGGTCAGGTCAAGCTTCTGGAGAAGGTAGGATTTGAGCAAAGTCTCATGGGAGGTTGAGGGAGCTAGTGAATGGAGGTAGAGGAATGGCCCTTCCAAGGCCTGAGTGCAGTGAGTCTGGGAATGGATGTGTGCAGAACTGTCCTGTGCAAGGGTGTGTGTAAGAGAGACCAGGCTAGGGGTCTGGTCCTGTTGGTCCTTGTGGGTAAGTGGGACTAGGTTGTGCAATTGTATGTGTATGGCCTCGTGTGTGTGTATCATGGTGTTGGGGGCTCTGTGTTGTATTATCTACTTGTCTGCATGTGTGTAGGGGTTTGTTTCCTCTGTGTGTGCGCTGACAGTCTGGTACATCTGTGTCTCCTGATGGCCGCATTCCCCATATCCTCTTTTGTTctccctcattcattcactcacatctctctttctttgtttctctatctgcctctctctctcattcatctTCATACTCTCTTTCTGTTCTCCTGACCTGCCATATTCTCTATCTCATCCCCTCAGTGCTCAGTGACCACTCTGGGACTTAGTATAtcaccccccccctccagccACTGAAATCCTACTGCGCTTTATTTTGTGGGGCTGGCAGAAACCTCTGTCTTTCGCAGCCCTTTCCAAGGTCCTGGGGCAGCTCTCAAAGGCTTAATGGCTTGTGTCAGGGAGAGGATCCATGGGAGACAATAAAAAGTGTGGAGAAGGTAGGGATGTGGTCCTCACGCCAGAAAGCTGACAGCACAGGGCAGAAAAGGGGTCCAGATACCTTTCTGGGGATGAGAAGCTGGCACTGTCTCAAGAGAGTACAGATGCAGGGGAAGCACAAggagaagttgttgagccagagAGGGAGGGCTTAAACATTGCTTCAAGCCATGGCAGAGCAGAGGTGTAGGAATGTTACAAAGCCAGGTTGGGGTGAGGGGGATGAAACATGGGAGTCGAGGATGCTGGGCTTAACTGTGTCCCTGGGGTCCCCAGAGCTCTTTCTTTACTCCCTTCTAGAACTGCAGGCCATGGTCATATACCTTCCCCCCCTCACACTGGCTAGGATCAGGGTCCTGAGCCAATAGGACAAGGAAAGTGCCAGCAACTAAAGCATACCCATTGGTCACTGGGCCCACAATACCAGGTGCTCACAGAACTCTGGGAGGAAAAGGTGGGCTGTGGTAGGAGGTgcggggagagaggaggggcatgAGCTGGGAGCAGTCCCCAGGCCTGCTCTCCATGGGAAGGTGAACCAGGGAGGGTGCTTGTAGCCAGTGCCCTCCCCACCCAAGGACCCTTTTCTGAAATGCCAGGACCTTTCGGCTGTAAGGGTTCAATGAAGGATTGTCTGCCTCCTCTAGCAGTTACAACGGCCGCTACTCCTCCACCCTGATTCCAGCCCAGCCAAGGGAGGCTCCCAGCCCCTCAGTGAACCAGCTAACCTGTTTGGGCCTCTCTCTGGCCTGTCTCTGCAGCACAGCCAATCTTGGGCAGCTGGGCCTCAGTGTTGGCTCTTGTCTGTCTGTATCCTGCCCTCCTGTTCCCTAACTTTACCTGTCCTGTGCTTTCTCCTACTTgcctgctgcctgcctgcctgcctgcctgcttgcCTGCAGCATGCTCAAGCCATCTGCATGCAGGCTGCTGGAAAGAACCAAACTTCTGCCTGGCCCAGCACCCCTTCCAGTTGCTGCCAGTCCTGAAGGGCTGCACCAGCTGGAACCCCTCATCACCAGGACATAGGCCCATCCTGGGGTCCTACCCTCACCTCTGTCCCTGCAGGCCTAGCTGGGAGGCTCACAGATGAACCTACTGGCCAGAGGGTGGCCCTCCCTGACTCTGAAACAGAACTTGGGGCAGGGGAAGCCTGggtccctcacccagtctccccaGGGTGGTCTGCCTCACTTGTGTAGGCAGCTGGGTTCATTGCAGCCATAGGACCAGAGTCCAGGCAATTCTTCACATGGTCCCAAGCATGTGGCCCTGGGCCTGCTTCCTGGGCATAGGTGGGGGGAAAGGGACACACCAAGGAAGCTACCTGGCTGAGGGACGCCATCAGGCTCCAGGCCTTACTTCTCTGTCAGCATAGACTTGGAGACGAGCCCTGTGTTTCTGGGGACTAGCATTCCCAGCCAGCCCATTTTATCCCCTTCCAGGCAGGGGGATGGGAGAGGTACCCTAAGTGGTTTCAAGGGTGAGAACCCTAGCTTCTCTtccccagcagggcaggaggctGTGCTAGCCTGTCTGAGGGTGCCCGGGAGGGGAAGATCAAGGTCCCTAGCTCCCCAGAGTGCCAGCACCTGGGTTTATCTGGGTGTTAATCCCCTTTATGCCCCTTGCTCTCACCCCCCTAGCCCTGCAGCTCCCACTGGCCAATGATGGCGGCAGCCGCTCACCGACCTCTGAAAGCTCCCCACAGCAGCCCACACCCCCGGCCCGGCCCCGCCACATGCTGGGGCTCGCTTCCACCTTGTTTACACCTCGAAGCATGGAGAGGTGAGCCTTTGGAGCAGGGCCAGCTGGCCTGTGGGAGGTCAGTGTGGGGAGGGTTGCTGGGGTGGCCCTAGGGAGGAGATGGTGAAATCTTTGGGAACCCCTGGGTATTGGGAGTTAGGGTGGCCTCAGGTTGGTCAAGACCCCCCTCCACCCACTCCCTGTTCCTGTAGTATCGAGATTGACCAGAAGCTGCAGGAGATCATGAAGCAGACAGGCTACTTGACAATTGGGGGCCAGGTActacccttcccccagcccccaggggGTGGGCAGGACATAGTGGGGCTAGGTCTGTGTGGTGGGACAGAGGTTGGGTAGACCCCCTAGCCCTGACTCTCCTCACCAGCGCTACCAGGCAGAAATCAACGACCTAGAAAATTTGGGGGAGATGGGAAGTGGCACCTGTGGCCAGGTATGGAAGATGCGCTTTCGGAAGACAGGCCACATCATTGCTGTCAAGGTGAGCCACGACCCTGCCCAGATGCACCCCATGCCTCTCAGCTCTGGTGCTAAGGCTCTCCTTCACTACCCCTGTTATCCCGTGCAGCAAATGCGACGCTCGGGGAATAAGGAAGAGAATAAACGGATCCTCATGGACCTGGATGTGGTACTCAAGAGCCACGACTGCCCGTACATCGTGCAGTGCTTTGGCACCTTCATCACCAATGTGAGCCTGACTGCCCAGCCCCACCTGCTCACTTCCTTGAGTCTCCCTTGCCGCTCTCTGAGCGTGCCCCCAAACCCCAGTCCTCCTCTCCTGATTGGGGTGGGCAGGAGGGTATGGCCACTCCCAAGGCATTCCTGCTGCCTCTGCAGACAGATGTCTTCATTGCTATGGAGCTCATGGGCACTTGTGCCGAGAAACTGAAGAAACGGATGCAGGGTCCCATCCCTGAGTGGATCCTGGGCAAGATGACAGTAGCGGTGAGTGGCCAGGCAGGGGCTGGGTGGGCAGgggccccttcccccacccccggtTACAGtgcctcccctttccttccagatcGTGAAGGCGCTCTACTACCTGAAGGAGAAGCATGGCGTGATCCACCGGGACGTCAAGCCCTCCAACATCCTGTTGGACGAGCGGGGCCAGAtcaagctctgtgactttggcatTAGTGGCCGTCTTGTCGACTCCAAAGCCAAAACACGGAGCGCTGGCTGTGCTGCCTACATGGCAGTAAGTGGGGACTGGGCAACATGGGCAGTGTACCCACCCCAGCCACAGGGGTCCATTTTTCCCTTACCATGTCTACtttgcccctcctcttcccctacaGCCTGAGCGCATTGACCCCCCAGATCCTACCAAGCCAGACTATGACATCCGAGCTGACGTGTGGAGCCTAGGCATCTCCCTGGTGAGTTGGGGCCCTTCTGGGAGGACAGCAGGAGAGGCAGGAGCCTGTCCTCAGCCACTTCAGCCTCCCATCTCTCCCTAGGTGGAGCTGGCGACAGGACAGTTTCCCTATAAGAACTGTAAGACAGACTTCGAGGTTCTCACCAAGGTCCTACAGGAAGAGCCCCCACTCCTGCCCAGCCACATGGGCTTCTCGGGGGACTTTCAGTCCTTTGTCAAAGACTGGTGAGGAGCCCCTACCAAGGCCCTTTGCTAGGGAAGATGGGCAGGTCAAGGTAGCCCGGGAGGTTTGaagcaggagagagggaaagcccccccccccttatgGGGATGGGACCAGACTGGACTCGGGGCAGGGGCTGCAGGCAAGAGCTGGAGCCCTGGGAGCCATGACTTGGGTTTGGACCTGGCCTGAGGGGACAGCTGGCCCCAGGGCATTGAGCTGGGTGCTCTGGAGCTTTATCTCAGGAAGTTGTAAACAAGTGGAGGGCAGAGGGTTCTGAGCATCCTACACCAACAAGCAGAATTATGCAGGCATATTGGATTCTCCCGCGGGGGAACTCTTCCTACTGGTACCTCACGACATGATTCAGGCCCCCAGCCCAGGTGGGTGCAAGCCCCTGCGTTCCCTACGCTGGCTCAGGGCCAGGAGGATGCAATAGCTCCTTCCCACAGTTTTTGCAGTCCCCTGGCTCAGTAGGTCAAACAGCTGACCCCCTTTCTAGGCTCtcatttcccttttttcccctttctccagCCTTACTAAAGATCACAGGAAGAGACCAAAGTATAATAAGCTACTTGTGAGTACCTGGGGCCCCTCCCCACCTTATCCCAGCCTCACTCCCCACCACCCACTCATCTGGACACTCAGGGCCTAGGTGAGACCAGCAGAGAAGCTGCCCTTGTCCTAAGTTCTTCCCTCGGATCCTGCAGGAACACAGCTTCATCAAGCGCTACGAGACTCTGGAGGTAGATGTGGCATCTTGGTTCAAGGATGTCATGGCAAAGACCGAATCACCGAGGACTAGTGGAGTCCTAAGCCAATACCACCTGCCCTTCTTCAGGTAGCTGCGTGGCAGCAGCCAGCcctactggggggtggggggggccagGGACATGACCACAGGCCCCCTCTTCCCTACCCAGCTACCCAGCTGCCCTCCAGGGGACACTTGGGAACTGGACAGCCGCCAAGGGCTGAGGACAGAAAATAGGGGATGCCAACCCAACCCTGACTCCCTACCCAGCAGCCATGGAGAGATGGGcccaccaggccctggccctTCCAGTCATGGGGTCAGCCGCTGTATAAGTCCCCCAACAGACACTGTGAACGGAAGACGGCAGGCGTGGAGCAGACCTGCTATTTATTCAGTCGTAACCTCGGGGCTGGGGTGGCCACCTGGGGCCAGGAGAGAGTCACCGTCCTGCACCTCCCGCACTCACCCCATGCTGTTCCTTCAGCCTTCTGTGGTACACATGttccctgtctcctctccttctgtCACCTCAATGCCTCTCTGGTTttccatctcccttcctgcctctgactCTCTCCTAGCCCACGCCCTGCCACCTACAACAGGACCTCTTGGTCGACCTCTTGGTCCTCTTAGGTCTGTGGCAAGCACTGAGTCCCTTGGCTGGCATCCTCATCCCAGGAAGGCAGGCTGGACATTGTGACTACAGCTGACCCAGGctgcaggctctctctctctctctttgatctCAGGGGGTCCTTTTTGgagtttattgtattttattgtacTTGTTGGGGTATTTGGCGGATGGGGGAAGAAGAGATTGTTTTCATGGGGTTTGTTGGTACCTTCAGAAACTATTACCAAAGTCATGTTTAGCTGCTTGTGGTGTAGCCCTTGACCTCCCATGGGCACTGGAGGGCTAGGTGGAAGGGCCTAGGCTACATGCCTTGTCAGCCTGTCCTGGAGAGACTAGTCCCAAAGGTGGGTGCTGAGGGCGGGGGCTCCTCCCTTGGGGCTGGAGACTGACTGGCCTCTGCTTGAGGCGAGTTGAGGACCTCAGGCCGTACAGAGGGAGCTCATGGGGCTGTGGCCACAGAGGGTGGCCTTCAGGGAAGGGGGGTCTGGGGTATGGTCGGAGGCAGCAAATGCTGGTAtggcagggaggagggagtgaATGACAGGAGTGGGGGCCTCCAGGCCAAggcccagggaggcagggagtGAGGGTGCAGGGAATGGATGTGGGGGTTTGAGGATGTATAACAGGGACAGGAGGGGCAGGCCAAGGGCTGGGTGTGTGAACGCAATCAGTCCCCAGCCCACCTTGAGGCTGTGCCATGGGGCCTTCCTCCCCCCCCAGCCCTCTGCAGCAGTCAGAGCAGGAGGGGGGtgtgtttccttttttgttgGTGATGCATGCAAATCagtggacaaaaagaaaacacacaaacacacaaaacaaccAACACCAAAGGTGAAGAACCTCCCTGGATGTAGCTGGAGCAATATAGATTCAGCATAGGTATCACTGTAACTTCTCTATCCTATTGACTAGTTACTCTTAACATAGTCAAACAAAAGGCCGCATGTTTAAAAAGTACTCCTTGTCTTCTCTCTGCCTAGTCAGGAGAGGGGGTATACCGCCACCTCTCTTGCCTAAATCCCCTTTgtaaggggagggggcagggtggggagccaACAGGCCTAGCTCCATCCTTGGGGGTCCCAGCCACAGGGGCTCTTGCCTGTAACCGGAAGGTTGAGTGGCTGGTTCCAGGGCCAGCAAAAGCCAGAGGCTGGCTGCccaggcttatttttatttaacttaattttgTTCCATGTAtatctgcctgcccctccccttcaGTGTTAagtgggagccctgaggagcctctcctctcccctgtctctcccgtctcctccctctgtcttccgTCACCAGCCATTCTTCTGGACCAGGCAGAGGATTGAACTGGCAGGCAGGAGCCTGGGGTGACCTGGCCCAGCCCATGACCCCTTCTCAGGCTGCCAGTATTGcccctttcctttttaaaatgagacaCCCTTGTTTGTAAATCCTTAGAAGCTTGAGAATAaaacccctcccttttcttccaCTGAGTCTGTGGTATAACCTGAGACTTGGCAGGATGTGGCATGAGATTTGGGAAGGCTCTGTAAGCCCTGATGTTGGGGTTGGAGGTGCTGCTGTTCTGGTGGATGAAGTCTGCATCAAAAGGAAAACTGAGGCAGGTTTGGGACTGGTTGGTTGTGTTTGTAGTGATTTGCCCAATATCTAACAGGCAATGTGGAGGGACACCCAACTCCCGGTAGCCACAGGTCCTTCTGGAGAGGAGCTTTTAATCCCTGGCAGGCCTTGGGTAAGGGCTTCTGTGTCAGCCTCTCAGCCTGCTGCCCCCACTCTTTACCACCCAGCGTGGCTGCTCAGCCAAGGACAGGGTCACCTGCCTACCTGCTGGACTGGGCTGGTGTTTCTGTCCCTGCCCCCTGCATATTACCACAGCCAGTCCGCCATGCTGGTTACCGTGCTCTTGCTGTTGGCCCTGCTTGCAGGGATCTCCGCCATGCCCAGTGGGCCACCTGGTATGTAGGCTGGGAGACATGCCTTCGTGCTTGCATTCCTGTGCCACCATTTCTCAGGGAACTGGTGGGTGGGCACTGGGATCTACTACTGTCTCCCATTTTCAGGTTCTCTGGGATCCCCAACTTCAAAATCCCCAGCAGTCATGATAATGCCAAGGACTGTGGGAGGGGAGTGATCTGTGCAAATATTTTGAGAGAGTGTGGGGGGGCATCCTGAATGAAAGACAAGGACTTAGCTATCTCTTAAAAGTACACATCTGTGTGTCCATGTATGCACTGCATGTGCATGCCCTCAGATGAAAAGACCCCTGGTTTGGGCTCCCTGGTACCTCCATCCTTTATTGCAATTTCCCTCAACCCCAGAGTGAGGTACTTGTACAGACAGAAATGCCTCAGAGCCTGGTGATCTGGCTGGGCTTGGGCTGTAGGAAAGCAGCCTCTCTCCCCCTGTTGATGGTACCAGTCTCTCTCCGTAGAAAAGAACAGGTGGCGACAGCTGCAGCCCCAAGCTAGACCTGCTGAGCCCCTGGGCCCCTCACCCGCTCCTTAGCCTGGAACTCATTCGTTCACTGTGGGGGAGGAAATCAAGGTCCAGGAAAGGAAGCTCCTTCCCAAGAGAGCACAGCTTTGCGCCTGGCTTCAGCTGCTAGGCTGTGATGTCCTAGAGGTCTCCAGGGAAGACATAACTGCTGTCCCAACGGCGGTGAACGAGGCGAGGCAAGGAGCCAAGCATGAAAGTGAATCCATCGCATCCATTTTTCCAAAAGAGGCTAGGAGATTGGGTCTTTTGCTCGAGGGCCTAACGGGAAGCGTGTCCTTCCTTTATGCCACCTTTTCCCCTCTGCCAGCGCCTCCATTCCCAGCAGTGCCTGGGTCGTGGCTGCGCCGACCCGTTTTCAGTCTAGAGTT of Saccopteryx bilineata isolate mSacBil1 chromosome 1, mSacBil1_pri_phased_curated, whole genome shotgun sequence contains these proteins:
- the MAP2K7 gene encoding dual specificity mitogen-activated protein kinase kinase 7 isoform X1 yields the protein MAASSLEQKLSRLEAKLKQENREARRRIDLNLDISPQRPRPIIVITLSPAPAPSQRAALQLPLANDGGSRSPTSESSPQQPTPPARPRHMLGLASTLFTPRSMESIEIDQKLQEIMKQTGYLTIGGQRYQAEINDLENLGEMGSGTCGQVWKMRFRKTGHIIAVKQMRRSGNKEENKRILMDLDVVLKSHDCPYIVQCFGTFITNTDVFIAMELMGTCAEKLKKRMQGPIPEWILGKMTVAIVKALYYLKEKHGVIHRDVKPSNILLDERGQIKLCDFGISGRLVDSKAKTRSAGCAAYMAPERIDPPDPTKPDYDIRADVWSLGISLVELATGQFPYKNCKTDFEVLTKVLQEEPPLLPSHMGFSGDFQSFVKDCLTKDHRKRPKYNKLLEHSFIKRYETLEVDVASWFKDVMAKTESPRTSGVLSQYHLPFFSYPAALQGTLGNWTAAKG
- the MAP2K7 gene encoding dual specificity mitogen-activated protein kinase kinase 7 isoform X2, with the translated sequence MAASSLEQKLSRLEAKLKQENREARRRIDLNLDISPQRPRPIIVITLSPAPAPSQRAALQLPLANDGGSRSPTSESSPQQPTPPARPRHMLGLASTLFTPRSMESIEIDQKLQEIMKQTGYLTIGGQRYQAEINDLENLGEMGSGTCGQVWKMRFRKTGHIIAVKQMRRSGNKEENKRILMDLDVVLKSHDCPYIVQCFGTFITNTDVFIAMELMGTCAEKLKKRMQGPIPEWILGKMTVAIVKALYYLKEKHGVIHRDVKPSNILLDERGQIKLCDFGISGRLVDSKAKTRSAGCAAYMAPERIDPPDPTKPDYDIRADVWSLGISLVELATGQFPYKNCKTDFEVLTKVLQEEPPLLPSHMGFSGDFQSFVKDCLTKDHRKRPKYNKLLEHSFIKRYETLEVDVASWFKDVMAKTESPRTSGVLSQYHLPFFR
- the MAP2K7 gene encoding dual specificity mitogen-activated protein kinase kinase 7 isoform X3; translated protein: MAASSLEQKLSRLEAKLKQENREARRRIDLNLDISPQRPRPTLQLPLANDGGSRSPTSESSPQQPTPPARPRHMLGLASTLFTPRSMESIEIDQKLQEIMKQTGYLTIGGQRYQAEINDLENLGEMGSGTCGQVWKMRFRKTGHIIAVKQMRRSGNKEENKRILMDLDVVLKSHDCPYIVQCFGTFITNTDVFIAMELMGTCAEKLKKRMQGPIPEWILGKMTVAIVKALYYLKEKHGVIHRDVKPSNILLDERGQIKLCDFGISGRLVDSKAKTRSAGCAAYMAPERIDPPDPTKPDYDIRADVWSLGISLVELATGQFPYKNCKTDFEVLTKVLQEEPPLLPSHMGFSGDFQSFVKDCLTKDHRKRPKYNKLLEHSFIKRYETLEVDVASWFKDVMAKTESPRTSGVLSQYHLPFFR